In Microbulbifer sp. GL-2, the following are encoded in one genomic region:
- a CDS encoding glycosyl hydrolase family 18 protein: protein MKHFLALGSLAVAIFASGQAHAVDCTGLPDWDAATAYNGGAEVQYNSNAYRANWWTQNQNPEQFSGQYQEWTLKGACEGAVDQPPAGSITAPTSGMTFSENDSVIITVGANDDSQVVSVEFFVDGTSISTDTSAPWQTSWTAVAGNPVLRARIVDDAGQDAFTTDVTITVSASGPQAPVVSLDNPIDGTQLDTGATVSLTASASDADGSITSVEFFVDGNSLGSDTSAPYAIEWTATEGSHVLYATATDNDGQSTQSASASINVTTPDNPPTVSLDNPVDGSVFDKGTSVSITATASDTEGAISKVEFFVAGQKVGEDSSAPFSIDWVATPGSASVFARAFDTANQSTDSAQVSITVNGEPVAGDFPCRPDGLFTSPGTAPDYCDIYTEEGREIMGADHPRRIIGYFTSWRNGANGQPSYLVNDIPWDKITHINYAFAHINDSNEVSVGNTADPANPATGMTWPGVSGAEMDTDFSYQGHFNLLNKFKKQHPEVRTLVSVGGWAETGGYFNESGDRVANGGFYTMTTNGDGSINHAGIETFANSAVDFIRQYGFDGVDIDYEYPTSMNDAGNPLDFGIANPLRGSLMKSYEELMRVLREKLDIAGEQDGTHYMLTIASPSSGYLLRGMETMQITQYLDYVNIMTYDLHGAWNEYVGHNSALFDNGEDPELAAASVYSTSQYGGIGYLNIDWAVKYFRGSMSPGRINIGIPYYTRGWQGVSGGNNGLGGSAALPNQSDCPTGTGGSAKCGYGAIGIDNMWHDLDENGVEMGAGSNPMWHAKNLENGILGSYVTDYGLDPAGDPDDAFVGTYVRNYDAVSEAPWLWNSTKNVYISTEDEESMDAKVQYVIDQGVGGIMFWELAGDYDWDAAKGEYYMGSTLTTLAYDKFASAVPYREQRSDRVTPSEAIDVGIEISGFKLGDQNYPLNPKLYITNNTGGVLPGGTVFEFDMPTSTSNIITDQSGAGLEVIEDGANSGGGNVGGLENEFHRVRFALPGWQDLADGETWDMTLNYYLPVSGPQAYTATVNGTTYALAFEHPELPLATPAGSGDGGTGGGSGGTSCADAGIDTSGLVTYPQWPSGDHASGGQQVIHDDSVYRAKWWTNSVPGSPDGSWEFVCNVN, encoded by the coding sequence ATGAAACACTTTCTCGCGCTCGGCAGCCTTGCCGTGGCGATCTTTGCCTCAGGCCAGGCGCATGCCGTGGACTGTACAGGCCTCCCGGACTGGGATGCCGCAACCGCCTACAACGGTGGTGCAGAAGTCCAGTACAACAGCAACGCTTATCGGGCCAACTGGTGGACACAGAACCAGAACCCGGAGCAGTTCTCCGGCCAGTATCAGGAATGGACGCTAAAGGGCGCCTGTGAGGGTGCTGTTGACCAGCCCCCAGCCGGTTCCATCACCGCCCCCACCAGCGGTATGACATTTAGCGAAAATGACAGCGTTATCATTACCGTGGGCGCGAACGACGATAGCCAGGTCGTCAGCGTGGAATTTTTCGTCGATGGTACCTCTATCAGTACAGATACCAGCGCGCCCTGGCAGACCAGCTGGACCGCCGTTGCCGGCAACCCGGTGTTGCGCGCACGCATAGTGGACGACGCGGGACAGGACGCGTTTACTACGGACGTCACCATCACCGTTAGCGCGAGCGGTCCACAAGCCCCGGTCGTCTCGCTCGACAACCCGATAGACGGTACGCAATTGGATACCGGTGCGACTGTATCCCTCACCGCCAGCGCCAGTGACGCAGATGGCAGCATCACTTCGGTAGAGTTTTTCGTCGACGGTAACAGCCTTGGAAGTGACACCAGTGCACCCTACGCGATCGAGTGGACAGCGACCGAAGGCAGCCATGTCCTGTACGCAACGGCCACTGACAACGATGGCCAGAGCACCCAATCGGCCTCAGCCAGTATTAACGTCACCACACCCGATAATCCTCCAACGGTCTCACTGGATAATCCCGTCGACGGTAGCGTGTTTGATAAAGGCACCAGTGTCAGCATCACTGCAACAGCCAGCGATACAGAAGGTGCGATTTCCAAAGTGGAGTTCTTTGTCGCCGGACAGAAAGTGGGCGAAGATTCCAGTGCGCCGTTTAGTATCGATTGGGTCGCCACTCCCGGCAGCGCCTCCGTTTTCGCGAGAGCATTCGATACCGCTAACCAGTCCACTGACTCCGCGCAGGTTTCAATCACCGTAAACGGTGAACCCGTAGCGGGAGACTTCCCCTGTCGTCCCGATGGCTTGTTTACCAGCCCCGGGACAGCACCGGACTACTGCGATATCTATACCGAGGAAGGCCGGGAGATCATGGGGGCCGATCATCCGCGCCGGATCATTGGTTACTTCACCAGTTGGAGAAACGGTGCCAATGGACAGCCCTCCTACCTGGTGAACGATATCCCTTGGGACAAGATCACCCACATTAATTACGCTTTCGCCCATATCAATGACAGCAACGAAGTATCCGTTGGCAATACTGCCGATCCCGCCAACCCTGCCACCGGCATGACTTGGCCTGGCGTCAGTGGCGCAGAGATGGATACGGACTTCAGCTATCAGGGCCATTTCAACCTGCTGAATAAATTTAAAAAGCAGCATCCTGAAGTGCGCACCCTCGTTTCCGTCGGTGGCTGGGCAGAAACCGGTGGTTACTTCAACGAATCTGGTGATCGTGTTGCCAATGGTGGTTTCTATACCATGACCACCAATGGCGATGGCAGCATCAACCATGCCGGCATTGAAACGTTCGCCAACTCCGCCGTGGACTTTATCCGCCAGTATGGCTTTGACGGCGTCGATATCGATTACGAATATCCCACCTCAATGAACGATGCCGGCAACCCGCTGGACTTTGGCATCGCCAATCCGCTACGCGGTTCTCTCATGAAATCTTATGAGGAGCTGATGCGTGTATTGCGTGAAAAGTTGGACATCGCGGGTGAGCAAGATGGCACCCACTACATGCTGACCATCGCCTCGCCGTCTTCCGGATACCTGCTGCGCGGCATGGAAACCATGCAGATCACCCAGTATCTGGACTACGTCAACATCATGACCTACGACCTGCACGGCGCGTGGAATGAATACGTGGGCCATAACTCCGCACTGTTCGACAACGGTGAAGATCCGGAACTGGCCGCAGCGAGTGTTTACTCCACTTCCCAGTATGGTGGTATTGGCTACCTGAATATCGACTGGGCAGTGAAGTACTTCCGCGGATCCATGTCCCCGGGCCGCATTAATATCGGTATTCCCTACTACACCCGAGGCTGGCAGGGCGTTAGCGGTGGCAACAACGGCCTGGGCGGCTCTGCCGCACTGCCAAACCAGTCCGACTGTCCGACCGGTACCGGCGGCTCTGCCAAGTGCGGTTATGGCGCCATTGGCATCGACAACATGTGGCACGACCTGGACGAAAACGGCGTGGAAATGGGCGCGGGCTCCAACCCCATGTGGCATGCCAAAAATCTGGAAAATGGCATTCTCGGTTCCTATGTCACGGACTACGGGCTCGATCCAGCAGGCGACCCGGACGATGCGTTTGTCGGCACTTACGTACGTAACTACGATGCTGTGTCTGAAGCGCCGTGGCTCTGGAACAGCACTAAGAATGTGTATATCTCCACGGAAGACGAAGAGTCGATGGACGCGAAGGTACAGTACGTTATCGACCAGGGTGTTGGTGGCATCATGTTCTGGGAACTCGCCGGTGACTACGACTGGGATGCCGCCAAGGGTGAGTACTATATGGGCTCCACCCTGACGACCCTCGCCTACGACAAATTTGCCAGTGCGGTGCCCTATCGCGAGCAGCGCAGTGATCGCGTAACTCCGTCCGAAGCGATCGATGTGGGCATTGAAATTTCCGGATTTAAACTCGGCGACCAGAACTACCCGCTGAACCCCAAGCTGTACATCACCAATAACACCGGTGGTGTGTTGCCCGGCGGTACTGTATTTGAGTTCGATATGCCGACGTCGACATCCAACATCATTACCGATCAGAGCGGTGCCGGTCTTGAGGTCATCGAGGATGGCGCCAATTCCGGTGGCGGCAATGTCGGTGGACTTGAGAACGAATTCCACCGCGTGCGCTTCGCCCTGCCGGGTTGGCAGGATCTTGCCGATGGCGAGACCTGGGATATGACCTTGAATTACTACCTGCCCGTTTCAGGCCCCCAGGCCTACACAGCCACCGTGAACGGTACAACGTACGCACTGGCATTCGAGCATCCGGAACTGCCTCTGGCGACGCCTGCGGGTAGTGGCGACGGCGGCACTGGCGGAGGCAGCGGAGGGACCAGCTGCGCCGACGCCGGTATCGATACCAGCGGACTGGTGACCTATCCACAGTGGCCCTCCGGCGATCACGCCAGCGGCGGTCAACAAGTCATTCATGACGACAGCGTATACCGAGCCAAGTGGTGGACAAATTCGGTTCCAGGAAGCCCCGATGGCAGCTGGGAATTTGTCTGCAACGTGAACTGA
- the nagX gene encoding transmembrane glucosamine N-acetyltransferase NagX — MQQQTNYSPTSHRRLASVDALRGFDMFWIIGGESLFAPLLSLTGLGAFAWGQAQMQHSTWHGFTLYDLIFPLFIFLSGVTLGLANKTLRGQPPQQRQSAYKKAIKRLLILVGLGVLYNHGWGASVPPDLSEIRYASVLARIGFAWFFAALIVWHCRPIAQYLIFAGILFGYWLLQLGLGDFSISGSINAAVDQCCLPGITYQGKPYDPEGLLSTLPAVANALAGVFAGRWLHLHGDRPGKLLKGLFLAGITLFALGWTWNLIYPVNKDLWTGSFTLVTIGCSLLFLGCFYLIADIWKWRLFTTLFAVIGCNAILVYMASSLMNWTYTSKSLFGGIASVFSSADAGNLVIVIGVLAVQWIILHWLYRRKLFISP, encoded by the coding sequence ATGCAACAACAGACCAACTACTCTCCCACTAGCCACAGGCGCCTGGCATCCGTCGATGCCTTGCGTGGCTTTGATATGTTCTGGATTATTGGGGGCGAATCCCTGTTCGCCCCGCTGCTGTCCCTGACCGGGCTCGGTGCTTTTGCATGGGGACAGGCGCAGATGCAGCACAGTACATGGCATGGATTTACCCTGTATGACCTGATCTTCCCACTGTTTATCTTTCTTTCCGGAGTTACCCTCGGTCTGGCCAATAAAACCTTGCGGGGCCAGCCGCCACAACAACGCCAGAGCGCATACAAAAAAGCGATCAAAAGACTGCTGATTCTTGTGGGTCTCGGGGTGCTTTATAACCACGGCTGGGGCGCAAGTGTTCCCCCCGACCTGTCCGAAATACGCTATGCCAGTGTTCTCGCCCGCATTGGCTTTGCCTGGTTCTTTGCCGCACTGATTGTCTGGCACTGTCGCCCCATCGCCCAATACCTGATTTTTGCGGGTATCCTGTTTGGCTACTGGCTCCTGCAACTCGGGCTGGGGGATTTCAGTATCTCGGGATCAATTAACGCTGCAGTAGACCAATGCTGCCTGCCGGGCATCACTTATCAAGGCAAGCCGTACGACCCTGAAGGGCTACTGTCTACCTTGCCCGCCGTCGCCAATGCTCTCGCTGGCGTTTTTGCCGGCCGCTGGCTGCATCTGCACGGAGACCGGCCAGGTAAACTGCTCAAGGGATTGTTCCTCGCGGGTATCACCCTATTCGCACTCGGCTGGACCTGGAACCTGATTTACCCGGTGAACAAAGACTTATGGACGGGATCTTTCACCCTCGTCACCATTGGTTGCAGCCTGCTGTTCCTCGGTTGCTTCTATCTGATTGCGGATATATGGAAGTGGCGCTTGTTTACCACTCTGTTTGCTGTGATCGGTTGCAATGCCATTCTGGTATATATGGCCAGCAGCCTGATGAACTGGACCTACACGAGCAAAAGCCTGTTTGGCGGCATTGCCTCTGTATTTTCTTCTGCAGATGCCGGGAACCTGGTGATTGTTATCGGTGTGCTGGCGGTACAGTGGATTATTCTCCACTGGCTCTACCGACGAAAACTGTTTATCAGCCCCTAA
- a CDS encoding TonB-dependent receptor, translating to MLKRNQLALSISAAVLSGGLMAPLAIAQSDEALEEVSVTGIRGSLQDALSTKRNAGAIVDAISAEDVGKFPDKNIAESLSRITGVAVSREFGEGERVSIRGAGPDYNRTTLNGQSVGTADWFILDNPSRSFNFTLLPSTLISSLEVTKSPQASQDEGSLGGTVNVRTHRPLDLDAGQAAIAVESIYSETSEEYDPSISGQYSWKNDSETFGVLVSAAKQDRTVQRSGFEVLSWTDEATPGVMVPGTMGTPTFFQERERETVFLSAQLRPTDELQLTLDVLDTSMDADNMNANWLVFAGDNAVDHATNGQLSGNSVVASQVSGDGRGVVNWINRVSSSESQSYTLTAEYETDVFSLDVVAGNTSAKGGTYRETSWEYGWSGGDYEFDLNAPSLDSNPAPSDADAYAAGWIWGGERPTTDEETYFQVDLELPIAAGAFTSIETGVKVRSAERTQQRIVYSWHGPETMTGNEDLAGSYLDYIFANCPTLSSCGLNSGGVVSFDTPAGGNSTTALAQMRDVMEQIAFVGLNGVSADYARSLELANNWAVEEDIFAVYVQANFEGDNYRGNFGLRYVSTEQASSGYEFSSDSWGFQTVDRDWLNPSYLAWVAEDNDYSEILPSFNIAYDLNDDMVIRTAVARVMARQNWNQISPFETFGALNAPDPQGQAGNPQLEPFLADQLDVSYEWYYGDVSAFSATTFIKKNHSYLAQETFTEARYDEQTDTWVDVDFSRPVNGDGGLVAGVELAVLHDFDNGFGVQANYTYTDTGSDSVVGISDTMANLMGYYENDTFGARMMYNYRSEWSKGFHWNGNPLSNDAFGQLDASFSYNVTDNAQITLEAVNLTNEQVVEYSEYEDRLMSLYENGRRFVVGARYNF from the coding sequence ATGCTAAAGCGCAATCAACTCGCTCTGTCTATCAGTGCGGCTGTACTTAGTGGTGGCTTGATGGCTCCGCTGGCTATTGCCCAGTCGGATGAAGCTCTTGAGGAAGTCTCTGTAACCGGTATTCGTGGCTCTCTCCAGGATGCCTTGAGCACAAAGCGAAATGCTGGTGCAATTGTCGACGCAATTTCTGCGGAAGACGTCGGTAAGTTCCCGGACAAGAACATCGCTGAATCTCTATCCCGTATCACGGGTGTGGCGGTAAGCCGCGAGTTCGGTGAAGGGGAACGTGTTTCTATTCGTGGTGCGGGCCCAGATTACAACCGTACAACCCTGAACGGTCAATCCGTCGGTACTGCTGACTGGTTCATTCTGGATAATCCGTCTCGCAGCTTCAACTTTACCCTGCTGCCATCCACTTTGATCTCCTCCCTCGAGGTAACCAAGAGTCCGCAGGCTTCTCAGGACGAAGGTTCCTTGGGTGGTACCGTTAACGTACGTACTCACCGCCCCCTTGACCTCGACGCGGGTCAGGCTGCGATTGCAGTAGAGAGCATCTACTCCGAAACTTCGGAAGAGTATGACCCGAGTATTTCTGGCCAGTACTCCTGGAAGAACGATAGCGAAACCTTTGGTGTGTTGGTATCTGCGGCCAAGCAAGACCGCACTGTCCAGCGTTCCGGTTTTGAAGTGCTGTCCTGGACCGACGAAGCCACTCCTGGCGTAATGGTTCCCGGTACCATGGGTACCCCGACTTTCTTCCAGGAGCGCGAGCGCGAAACTGTATTCCTGTCTGCTCAGCTGCGTCCGACCGACGAGCTGCAGCTGACTCTGGACGTGCTGGACACCAGCATGGACGCGGATAACATGAATGCCAACTGGCTGGTATTCGCAGGAGACAATGCGGTCGATCATGCAACTAATGGTCAGCTGAGTGGCAACAGTGTCGTGGCCTCCCAGGTTTCTGGTGACGGCCGTGGTGTTGTGAACTGGATCAACCGCGTATCTTCCTCTGAATCTCAGTCCTATACCCTGACTGCCGAATATGAAACTGATGTATTCAGCTTGGATGTTGTTGCCGGTAATACTTCTGCCAAGGGCGGTACCTATCGCGAGACCTCTTGGGAGTATGGTTGGTCCGGTGGCGACTATGAGTTTGACCTGAACGCTCCATCTCTTGACTCCAATCCAGCGCCTAGTGATGCAGATGCCTATGCCGCTGGCTGGATCTGGGGCGGTGAGCGCCCGACCACTGATGAAGAAACTTACTTCCAGGTAGATCTCGAGCTGCCGATCGCGGCGGGTGCATTTACTTCTATCGAGACGGGTGTCAAGGTTCGCAGCGCCGAGCGTACCCAGCAGCGTATCGTATACAGCTGGCATGGTCCTGAGACTATGACTGGCAATGAGGATCTCGCTGGCTCATACCTTGATTATATCTTCGCAAATTGCCCGACTTTATCTTCTTGTGGTTTGAACTCTGGCGGCGTTGTGAGCTTTGATACACCCGCCGGTGGTAACTCCACCACCGCACTGGCGCAAATGCGTGACGTGATGGAACAAATTGCGTTTGTTGGCTTGAATGGTGTCAGTGCCGATTACGCGCGCTCTCTCGAACTGGCAAATAACTGGGCAGTAGAGGAAGATATTTTTGCGGTATACGTTCAGGCGAATTTCGAGGGCGACAACTACCGCGGTAACTTTGGTCTGCGCTATGTGTCTACAGAGCAAGCCTCTTCAGGCTACGAGTTCAGCAGCGATTCCTGGGGCTTCCAAACGGTTGATCGCGATTGGTTGAACCCGTCTTACCTGGCCTGGGTCGCGGAAGATAACGACTACAGCGAAATCCTGCCGAGCTTTAACATTGCTTATGATCTGAATGACGATATGGTGATTCGTACTGCGGTTGCCCGTGTTATGGCTCGTCAGAATTGGAACCAGATTTCTCCGTTCGAGACCTTTGGTGCTCTGAATGCACCGGACCCGCAGGGTCAGGCCGGTAACCCTCAGCTGGAGCCGTTCCTGGCGGACCAGTTAGACGTTTCCTACGAGTGGTACTACGGTGATGTGTCTGCGTTCTCCGCAACGACCTTTATTAAAAAGAACCACAGCTACCTGGCTCAGGAGACCTTTACCGAAGCGCGTTACGATGAACAGACTGATACCTGGGTTGACGTTGACTTTAGTCGTCCGGTGAATGGCGATGGTGGCCTGGTCGCTGGTGTCGAGCTGGCTGTGCTGCACGACTTCGACAACGGCTTTGGTGTTCAGGCGAACTACACCTACACCGATACTGGTTCCGATAGTGTTGTTGGTATCTCCGATACCATGGCTAACCTGATGGGTTACTACGAAAACGATACCTTCGGTGCGCGGATGATGTACAACTATCGCTCTGAGTGGAGCAAGGGCTTCCATTGGAACGGTAACCCACTGTCCAATGACGCGTTTGGTCAGCTGGATGCAAGCTTCTCGTACAACGTCACTGACAACGCACAGATCACTCTGGAAGCAGTGAACCTCACCAATGAGCAGGTCGTGGAGTACAGCGAATATGAGGATCGTCTCATGTCCCTGTATGAAAATGGACGTCGTTTCGTTGTGGGAGCACGATACAACTTCTAA
- a CDS encoding LacI family DNA-binding transcriptional regulator encodes MKATINDVAAHAGVSIKTVSRVINNEPSVRPATKKKVEDAVEALNYQPNLAARNLASSRTYTIAFIYDNPNAYYVIDMQNGILNACKAQGYELLIHPSNSKSASVHDELKNLVEHSKVAGIVLTPPFSETPAVIETLQDLDVDYVRIVSKTADVKDQDNCIQVDDSAAAFDITRHLIGLGHKRIGFLCGGEEHISTHSRLDGYRQAMKEAGLPVDESLILKGEYSFDSGVQGAKTLLGTDNPPSAIFASNDEMAAGALFAARLMNVDIPSQLSIVGFEDSPFSRQTWPKLTTAHQPNNEIAKCAAALVLSKARGKTSGENASASKEAGVQREFTPELVVRDSSGSAPGS; translated from the coding sequence ATGAAAGCCACCATTAACGACGTCGCCGCGCATGCGGGGGTATCCATAAAAACCGTATCCAGGGTCATCAATAACGAGCCCTCAGTGCGCCCCGCAACCAAAAAGAAGGTCGAGGATGCGGTCGAGGCCCTGAATTACCAGCCCAACCTGGCCGCCCGCAATTTGGCCAGCTCCCGGACATATACCATCGCGTTTATTTACGACAACCCGAACGCCTATTATGTGATCGACATGCAAAACGGTATCCTCAATGCCTGTAAGGCCCAGGGCTATGAGCTGCTGATCCATCCCAGTAACTCCAAGTCGGCATCGGTCCACGATGAACTGAAAAATCTGGTCGAACACTCAAAGGTGGCCGGAATCGTTTTGACTCCACCTTTTTCAGAAACACCGGCGGTGATCGAGACACTCCAGGATCTCGACGTAGACTACGTACGCATCGTTTCCAAAACCGCGGATGTAAAGGACCAGGACAACTGTATTCAGGTAGACGACTCCGCCGCCGCGTTTGATATCACCCGCCACCTCATCGGGCTCGGCCACAAGCGCATCGGCTTCCTCTGCGGTGGAGAAGAACACATTTCCACCCACAGTCGTCTTGACGGGTATCGACAGGCCATGAAGGAAGCTGGCCTCCCAGTGGACGAATCCCTGATTCTCAAAGGAGAGTACTCGTTTGATTCCGGCGTTCAGGGTGCCAAAACATTGCTTGGTACTGACAACCCACCCAGTGCCATCTTCGCCAGCAACGATGAAATGGCGGCCGGCGCACTCTTTGCCGCTCGATTAATGAATGTCGACATCCCGTCCCAGCTCTCCATCGTAGGATTCGAAGATAGCCCTTTCTCCAGGCAGACCTGGCCGAAACTGACAACGGCGCACCAGCCCAACAACGAAATCGCCAAGTGTGCTGCCGCACTCGTGCTGAGCAAAGCGCGCGGTAAAACATCCGGCGAGAACGCCAGCGCCAGCAAGGAAGCGGGGGTTCAACGAGAATTCACCCCCGAGCTCGTCGTACGTGATTCGAGCGGAAGCGCACCGGGTAGCTGA
- a CDS encoding sugar MFS transporter: protein MESAVSVQRETRSSLLPMAIIGMLFFIFGFVTWLNGSLMPFLKVLCDLTEFQALFVTFAFYIAYTVMALPMSFILRKTGYRDGMAIGLAIMAVAALIFIPAVQTGSYLVFLVALFGLGAGLTILQTASNPYVVKVGPAESAAMRIAIMGIISKSAGVLAPLAFTALVLSGLTDFNSESLAELSAAERETQLAEVSSRLIMPYIYMAIVLFALVGLVKFSGLPEIDEDDAAEAGQSEGSFLDILRYPQVVLGSLALFAYVGVEVIAGDTIGLYGEGLGLSNYAALTSYTMVFMVIGYTIGVVGIPRFINQQQALFGSAVAGSLCVVGVLLGSQESTLLADILWGWSGIAPVVPDTITFVALMGLSHALVWPAVWPLALEGLGRLTAQGSALLIMGIAGGAIIPTFGFGPLSEIAGEVRTGYWVALPCYLFILFYALKGHKIRSWK, encoded by the coding sequence ATGGAATCCGCCGTTAGTGTTCAAAGAGAGACGCGCAGCAGCCTGTTGCCTATGGCAATTATCGGCATGCTGTTTTTCATTTTTGGTTTTGTGACCTGGCTGAATGGCTCGCTGATGCCGTTCCTGAAAGTGCTCTGTGATCTCACAGAATTCCAGGCGCTGTTCGTTACCTTTGCGTTTTATATTGCCTACACCGTCATGGCGTTGCCCATGTCGTTTATTCTGCGTAAAACGGGCTACCGCGATGGCATGGCCATTGGCCTCGCAATCATGGCAGTCGCTGCGCTGATTTTTATTCCGGCTGTGCAAACCGGTAGCTACCTGGTTTTCCTGGTGGCTCTGTTTGGCCTGGGGGCTGGCCTGACCATTCTGCAAACGGCTTCAAACCCCTACGTGGTGAAGGTGGGGCCTGCTGAGAGCGCGGCCATGCGTATCGCCATCATGGGCATTATCAGTAAAAGCGCGGGTGTGCTCGCACCTTTGGCCTTTACAGCGCTTGTTCTGTCTGGCCTAACTGATTTCAATAGTGAATCACTGGCCGAACTGTCTGCGGCTGAACGGGAAACCCAGCTGGCGGAAGTTTCCAGCCGCCTGATCATGCCTTACATCTACATGGCGATTGTCCTGTTCGCGTTGGTTGGACTGGTGAAGTTTTCCGGTCTGCCGGAAATCGACGAAGATGACGCTGCCGAAGCTGGCCAATCTGAGGGAAGCTTCCTCGATATTCTGCGTTACCCCCAGGTTGTACTCGGCTCTCTGGCGCTGTTCGCCTACGTTGGTGTCGAGGTTATTGCGGGTGACACCATCGGCCTCTATGGCGAAGGTCTTGGTTTGTCCAATTACGCCGCCCTCACATCCTACACCATGGTGTTTATGGTGATCGGTTACACCATTGGTGTTGTAGGGATTCCACGCTTTATCAACCAGCAGCAAGCCCTGTTCGGGTCGGCGGTGGCTGGCAGCCTGTGTGTGGTCGGTGTGCTGTTAGGTTCTCAGGAAAGTACTTTACTGGCCGATATCCTGTGGGGGTGGAGTGGTATCGCTCCAGTAGTTCCTGACACCATCACTTTCGTTGCCCTGATGGGGCTGTCGCACGCACTGGTGTGGCCTGCCGTCTGGCCTCTCGCCCTGGAAGGTCTTGGGCGCCTGACCGCGCAGGGGTCTGCGCTGTTGATTATGGGTATCGCCGGTGGGGCCATTATCCCAACCTTTGGTTTCGGTCCTCTGTCTGAAATTGCCGGTGAAGTGCGCACGGGCTACTGGGTAGCGCTACCGTGCTACCTGTTCATCCTTTTCTATGCCCTGAAAGGGCACAAGATACGCAGCTGGAAATAA
- the nagA gene encoding N-acetylglucosamine-6-phosphate deacetylase produces the protein MVQVLLAERLFDGERVLNDIPVSINADGRVAAIGGDVPASGAERLPGTLAPGLIDVQVNGGGGALFNNEPTVASLQKMAGAHAGFGTTGMLPTLITDEVEIMQRAADAISTALRKKIPGIIGVHFEGPHLSTPKKGTHEARFIRGLSQAELDIYARDDLGVKVVTLAPENVAPEDIRKLVSLGVHICLGHSNADGATTTAALEAGASGFTHLYNAMSPFQSREPGVVGTALIRDDAWCGLIVDGHHVCADAIRLALKAKPRGKLMLVTDAMSLVGSEESSFPLFERVVTREGDKLTSTTGELAGSHLDMIGAVRNIRDWCDVPLEEALRMASLYPATFLNVEGGRLAVGAPADMILLDSELQVRRTWISGREVHSI, from the coding sequence ATGGTTCAGGTGTTGCTGGCAGAGCGTTTGTTCGATGGTGAGCGGGTTCTCAATGATATCCCGGTCTCAATCAATGCCGATGGCAGAGTCGCTGCGATAGGTGGTGACGTGCCGGCTTCTGGCGCGGAGCGCTTGCCCGGTACCCTGGCGCCGGGCCTGATTGATGTTCAGGTCAATGGTGGTGGGGGTGCATTGTTTAATAATGAGCCGACGGTGGCATCGTTGCAGAAGATGGCCGGTGCGCATGCCGGCTTTGGTACCACGGGTATGTTGCCGACACTCATCACTGATGAGGTTGAAATCATGCAGCGCGCGGCGGATGCAATTAGTACAGCCTTGCGTAAAAAAATACCCGGCATTATCGGTGTGCACTTTGAGGGGCCGCATCTCAGTACCCCGAAAAAGGGTACCCATGAGGCGCGTTTTATTCGAGGCCTCAGCCAGGCAGAGCTGGATATTTATGCACGTGACGACCTGGGTGTAAAAGTCGTGACGCTGGCGCCTGAAAATGTTGCGCCGGAGGATATCCGCAAACTGGTGTCGCTGGGGGTGCATATATGTCTTGGGCACTCAAATGCCGATGGGGCGACAACCACTGCAGCATTGGAAGCGGGGGCGAGCGGATTTACCCATCTGTATAACGCGATGTCGCCGTTCCAGTCTCGGGAACCGGGTGTGGTCGGAACGGCGTTGATCCGTGATGATGCGTGGTGCGGTCTGATTGTTGATGGCCATCATGTCTGTGCGGATGCAATTCGCCTGGCTCTGAAGGCCAAGCCCCGGGGGAAATTGATGCTGGTGACAGACGCCATGTCGCTCGTCGGTAGTGAAGAGAGCAGTTTCCCTTTGTTTGAGCGCGTGGTGACCCGCGAGGGAGACAAGCTGACTTCGACTACCGGAGAGCTGGCAGGCTCTCACCTCGATATGATCGGTGCCGTACGAAATATTCGAGACTGGTGTGATGTGCCATTAGAGGAAGCGCTGAGAATGGCCTCCCTTTATCCGGCGACGTTCCTCAACGTGGAAGGTGGCCGACTGGCAGTGGGTGCGCCGGCAGACATGATTTTACTGGATAGCGAATTGCAAGTACGCAGGACCTGGATTTCGGGCAGGGAGGTTCACAGCATTTGA